From the genome of Staphylococcus haemolyticus, one region includes:
- a CDS encoding helix-turn-helix domain-containing protein: MINREVFGILQTHAFELLMVSLERYDLEDLKHISSHLKSPFTNTKSKRYKAELQKLLENMKSNMIYHYVNQFDAHFLMFKYRKLHQVIILGPFLLQRPSENKCLEMLQEVQIKHSKLTILKQYLLQIPVCQYSQALNMTHLAVRYLKNRNIHYSVEDIDFSFHRNPESHAKDKAQYEFTFNKIKERYDIENRMLTAIQNGNADEALNLFKLMKVSVSGIRRVTDDLLNHKYRGFLVNTLCRKAIEKANVNLLTINDISGKYAAEIDDATDIEDLDNVMENLIYEYAQTALKVKSLKYSANINTVIQHIKINLDRPLCLNELADLVGLAPSYLSRLFNQETGQSVSQYIMQLRVEKGRDLLIHTPMKVDEISNYIGFKQQSYFTKCFKAKYQLSPLEYRKQYSSVN; the protein is encoded by the coding sequence GTGATAAATCGAGAAGTTTTTGGTATTTTACAAACGCATGCGTTTGAACTATTAATGGTATCTCTTGAACGATATGATTTGGAAGATCTCAAGCATATAAGTAGTCACTTGAAATCGCCTTTTACCAATACAAAGAGCAAACGCTATAAAGCAGAACTACAAAAACTTTTAGAAAATATGAAAAGTAATATGATTTACCATTATGTGAATCAATTTGATGCACACTTTTTAATGTTTAAATATCGAAAATTGCATCAAGTTATTATATTAGGTCCATTTTTACTTCAAAGACCGAGTGAAAATAAATGTCTCGAAATGCTTCAAGAAGTCCAAATTAAACATTCCAAACTTACCATCTTAAAACAATATCTTCTGCAAATACCGGTTTGTCAGTATAGCCAAGCGCTCAATATGACGCATCTAGCTGTTCGATATTTAAAAAATAGAAATATTCATTATAGTGTTGAAGATATTGATTTTAGCTTTCATCGTAACCCAGAATCACACGCCAAAGATAAGGCACAATATGAATTCACATTTAATAAGATTAAAGAACGCTACGATATTGAAAATAGAATGCTGACTGCCATACAGAATGGTAATGCTGATGAAGCACTCAATTTATTTAAATTAATGAAAGTTTCAGTATCTGGCATACGACGCGTCACAGATGATTTATTAAATCATAAGTATAGAGGGTTTCTTGTTAATACGTTATGTCGGAAAGCCATTGAAAAGGCTAACGTCAATTTATTGACCATCAATGATATCTCAGGGAAGTATGCTGCAGAAATCGATGATGCCACTGACATTGAAGACTTAGATAATGTAATGGAAAACCTCATTTATGAGTATGCACAGACCGCATTAAAGGTTAAATCTCTTAAGTACAGTGCTAACATTAATACTGTCATTCAACACATCAAAATTAATTTGGATCGTCCACTTTGTCTAAATGAATTGGCTGATTTAGTTGGGTTGGCACCATCATACCTGTCAAGATTGTTTAATCAGGAAACGGGACAATCTGTTTCGCAATATATTATGCAATTACGTGTTGAAAAGGGAAGAGATTTATTAATTCATACACCTATGAAAGTTGATGAGATTTCAAATTACATAGGTTTTAAACAGCAAAGTTACTTTACAAAATGTTTTAAAGCTAAGTATCAACTGTCACCGTTAGAATATCGTAAACAATATAGCTCGGTGAATTAA